Proteins from a single region of Pirellulaceae bacterium:
- the hemB gene encoding porphobilinogen synthase, which produces MFNSSNFPVSRLRRLRYNDQLRALVQQTRLDPGRFILPLFVRAGESVVQPIVSMPGHAQITIDHLAKELDEVQQLGIGGVILFGIPADKDPQGSDACSDDGIIQAAIRECKRVAPDLLVISDVCFCEYTDHGHCGVIRKDGERFDVDNDLTLKNLGEQALTHARAGVDLVAPSGMMDGMVQAIRAALDGGRFSELPILSYAAKYCSAFYGPFRDAADSAPQFGNRKTYQMDPAADSGQALREVQLDLNEGADMVMVKPAMAYLDIIRQVRDAFPGVPLAAYNVSGEYSMIKAAAQNGWLDERTTAIESLLAIHRAGASIILTYWAKDVAKWLSE; this is translated from the coding sequence ATGTTCAACTCAAGCAACTTTCCCGTTTCTCGTCTACGTCGCCTGCGGTACAACGACCAGTTGCGCGCTTTGGTGCAACAGACTCGTCTCGATCCAGGTCGGTTTATCTTGCCCCTGTTTGTGCGAGCTGGTGAGTCGGTGGTGCAGCCAATCGTCTCGATGCCCGGCCATGCCCAAATTACCATCGATCACCTGGCCAAGGAACTGGATGAGGTTCAGCAGCTTGGGATAGGGGGTGTGATCCTGTTTGGTATACCCGCGGACAAGGATCCGCAAGGTTCCGATGCCTGTTCCGACGATGGCATCATTCAGGCAGCGATTCGTGAGTGCAAAAGAGTGGCACCGGATCTGCTCGTCATTTCGGACGTCTGTTTTTGCGAGTACACCGACCATGGTCATTGCGGGGTGATTCGAAAAGATGGGGAGCGATTTGATGTGGACAACGATTTGACTTTGAAGAATCTTGGTGAGCAAGCATTGACTCACGCGCGCGCCGGAGTTGATTTGGTTGCACCCAGCGGGATGATGGATGGCATGGTGCAGGCGATTCGTGCTGCGTTGGACGGTGGCCGATTTTCTGAGCTTCCGATTCTTAGTTACGCGGCCAAGTATTGCAGTGCTTTCTATGGACCTTTTCGGGATGCTGCTGACAGTGCGCCCCAGTTTGGGAATCGTAAAACTTATCAGATGGATCCGGCGGCAGATTCTGGTCAAGCCTTACGTGAAGTGCAGCTTGACTTGAATGAAGGAGCCGACATGGTCATGGTCAAACCGGCGATGGCCTACTTGGATATCATCCGCCAGGTTCGAGACGCATTTCCTGGCGTGCCGCTCGCGGCTTACAACGTGTCTGGTGAATACAGCATGATTAAGGCGGCTGCCCAGAACGGCTGGCTGGATGAACGGACAACCGCGATCGAATCGTTGTTGGCGATTCACCGAGCGGGCGCCTCGATTATTTTGACTTATTGGGCAAAAGACGTGGCCAAATGGCTATCGGAGTGA
- a CDS encoding MmgE/PrpD family protein, protein MNESRVDLIKQVHQFNHLKAEGRKLAVLFTPAEGTELLSNSYRHLPRNCNQALQIGQYAIDFCRNNGGNPASSVFERTELFHLDSVACGLSALSWGANAPTVLRTEALQYPRTDDWGVPCFGSKQRLQPEKAIVANCAAVREWDSNGTNFGFNPARNATRGEFGHNDFYPVAVAGAQIGQWDGVQTVRAMICHDEIRGRLAEVFGLKDYKIDHVVHGGIASAAVFGALVGATAAQIESAIGMLVAHYVPFRAIRAGHQLSDSKGASAALTSEMAVLSVSRSMNGFVGPADIFRNPQALFCLFEPPSTPTESPFELCLAMDGDDFAIMGMHFKIGLYEHQSAGAIQGLIDLLQRSPNLHQDLEKIKQIRIRIYEPAFSIIGDPAKRDPRTRQSADHSMIYIIATVLRKAHQLATANWLDLMLMPDDYSDAALHDPLTRRIMDRINFEHGGDSFDQAYPDGIPTSIEITTHDGQQSSSGMVMYPEGHARRGSDQLRSLLERKFNNLAGKAVLNYDEFRARFDSLSQQSADAIQQLYDFDIAPANEPNRS, encoded by the coding sequence GTGAACGAATCGCGAGTTGACCTAATCAAACAGGTTCACCAATTCAACCATTTAAAAGCTGAAGGTAGAAAACTCGCTGTACTTTTTACGCCTGCCGAAGGGACCGAACTTTTGTCAAATTCCTACAGACATCTACCTCGCAACTGCAATCAAGCATTACAAATCGGACAGTACGCCATCGATTTCTGTCGAAACAACGGCGGCAACCCGGCGTCAAGCGTCTTTGAACGCACCGAACTGTTCCATCTTGACAGTGTTGCCTGCGGACTCTCGGCCTTGTCGTGGGGCGCCAATGCGCCCACCGTTCTACGAACAGAAGCGCTTCAGTATCCCCGTACCGATGATTGGGGAGTCCCTTGCTTTGGATCGAAACAGCGGTTGCAACCCGAAAAGGCAATTGTGGCAAACTGCGCAGCCGTTCGTGAATGGGATTCCAACGGTACGAATTTTGGTTTCAACCCGGCACGAAATGCAACGCGAGGCGAATTCGGGCATAACGATTTTTACCCCGTTGCCGTCGCTGGAGCCCAGATCGGCCAATGGGACGGCGTCCAAACCGTTCGAGCCATGATTTGCCATGATGAAATTCGAGGACGGCTGGCGGAAGTATTCGGCTTAAAGGATTACAAGATCGATCATGTCGTGCATGGCGGAATCGCTTCGGCCGCTGTCTTCGGCGCCCTGGTCGGAGCAACGGCAGCCCAGATCGAATCAGCCATCGGCATGCTGGTAGCTCACTACGTTCCTTTTCGCGCCATTCGAGCCGGGCACCAACTGTCGGATTCCAAAGGCGCGTCAGCCGCTTTGACCAGCGAAATGGCAGTGTTGAGCGTAAGCAGATCAATGAACGGCTTTGTGGGACCGGCAGATATCTTCCGCAATCCTCAGGCGTTGTTCTGTCTTTTCGAACCACCGTCCACCCCAACTGAAAGCCCTTTTGAGCTTTGCTTGGCAATGGACGGAGACGACTTCGCTATCATGGGGATGCACTTCAAGATCGGTCTCTACGAGCACCAATCGGCAGGAGCCATTCAAGGGCTCATCGACTTGCTACAACGATCTCCTAATCTGCATCAAGACCTCGAAAAAATCAAACAAATCCGGATCCGCATCTACGAACCCGCCTTCAGCATCATCGGCGATCCCGCAAAAAGAGATCCTCGCACCCGGCAATCCGCCGATCATTCCATGATCTACATCATCGCAACGGTGTTGCGGAAAGCACACCAATTGGCAACGGCTAATTGGCTGGATCTGATGTTGATGCCAGACGACTACAGCGATGCGGCCCTCCATGATCCACTCACTCGCCGTATCATGGACCGCATCAATTTCGAACACGGGGGTGATTCGTTCGACCAAGCCTATCCGGATGGAATTCCAACATCGATTGAAATCACGACTCACGATGGACAACAAAGCTCGTCAGGCATGGTGATGTATCCCGAGGGACACGCGAGACGAGGCAGCGATCAGCTACGGTCACTTCTCGAACGCAAGTTCAACAATTTGGCGGGCAAGGCAGTGCTGAACTACGATGAATTTAGAGCTCGTTTTGACTCGCTCTCTCAACAGTCAGCCGATGCCATCCAGCAGCTCTACGATTTCGATATCGCACCTGCCAACGAACCGAATAGAAGCTAA